A region from the Citrobacter koseri ATCC BAA-895 genome encodes:
- the yihU gene encoding sulfolactaldehyde 3-reductase produces MAVIAFVGLGQMGSPMASNLLKQGHQLSVFDVNPDAIQTLVEKGARPASSPAQAAKEAEFVITMLPNGDLVRSVLFGDQGVCEGLSQDALVIDMSTIHPLQTDKLIADMRARGFSMMDVPVGRTSDHAIAGTLLLLAGGSAEQVERATPVLMAMGNELINAGGPGMGIRVKLINNYMSIALNALSAEAAALCEALGLSFDVALKVMSGTPAGKGHFTTSWPNKVLKGDLSPSFMIDLAHKDLGIALDVANQLHVPMPLGAASREVYNQARAAGRGREDWTAILEQVRNSAGLPNKFKM; encoded by the coding sequence ATGGCAGTGATTGCATTTGTCGGATTAGGCCAGATGGGTTCGCCCATGGCGAGTAATTTGCTCAAGCAGGGCCATCAGCTCAGCGTCTTTGATGTGAACCCCGACGCCATACAGACCCTGGTGGAAAAAGGCGCTCGTCCTGCCAGCAGCCCGGCGCAGGCGGCGAAAGAGGCCGAGTTTGTCATCACAATGCTGCCTAATGGCGATCTCGTTCGCAGCGTGTTATTCGGCGATCAAGGCGTTTGCGAAGGCTTGTCACAGGACGCGCTGGTGATCGATATGTCCACCATCCATCCGCTACAGACGGACAAACTTATCGCAGATATGCGCGCCAGAGGGTTCAGCATGATGGATGTCCCGGTCGGTCGAACATCCGATCACGCCATTGCGGGGACGTTGCTATTACTGGCAGGCGGCAGCGCAGAACAGGTGGAGCGCGCAACGCCGGTACTGATGGCGATGGGCAATGAGTTGATTAACGCTGGCGGCCCCGGCATGGGGATTCGCGTAAAGCTTATCAATAACTATATGAGCATCGCGCTGAATGCGCTTTCTGCCGAAGCCGCCGCGTTATGCGAAGCGCTGGGCCTCTCCTTCGACGTCGCGTTAAAAGTGATGAGCGGAACCCCGGCAGGCAAAGGCCACTTCACCACCTCCTGGCCGAACAAAGTGCTGAAAGGCGACCTTTCTCCCTCCTTCATGATCGATCTGGCGCACAAAGACCTGGGGATTGCGCTGGATGTTGCCAACCAACTGCATGTGCCGATGCCGCTCGGCGCCGCATCCCGTGAAGTTTATAACCAGGCTCGCGCCGCCGGTCGTGGCCGGGAAGACTGGACAGCCATTCTCGAACAGGTGCGTAACAGCGCCGGATTACCGAACAAATTCAAAATGTAA
- the yihT gene encoding sulfofructosephosphate aldolase: MNNYTIKDITRASGGFAMLAVDQREAMRLMFAAAGAKSPIADSVLTDFKVNAAKALSPYASAILIDQQFCYRQVVEQNAIAKNCAMIVAADAFIPGNGIPVDSVVIDKKINPQAIKQDGGKALKLLVLWRSDEDAQQRLDMVKEFNEMCHSNGLVSIIEPVVRPPRRGDKFDREQAIIDAAKELGDSGADLYKVEMPLYGKGAQHDLLAASQRLNEHINMPWVILSSGIDEKLFPRAVRVAMTAGASGFLAGRAVWSSVIGLPDTELMLRDISVPKLQRLGEIVDEMMARRR, encoded by the coding sequence ATGAACAACTACACCATCAAAGACATTACGCGCGCATCCGGCGGCTTTGCCATGCTGGCGGTCGATCAGCGTGAAGCGATGCGCTTAATGTTTGCAGCTGCTGGTGCGAAGTCTCCTATTGCCGACAGCGTACTGACGGATTTCAAAGTGAATGCCGCAAAAGCGCTGTCTCCTTATGCCTCCGCCATTCTGATTGACCAACAGTTCTGTTACCGCCAGGTGGTGGAGCAAAACGCGATTGCAAAAAACTGCGCCATGATCGTCGCCGCCGATGCGTTCATTCCCGGCAATGGCATTCCTGTCGATAGCGTCGTCATTGATAAAAAGATCAATCCACAAGCGATAAAGCAAGACGGCGGTAAAGCGCTAAAACTGCTGGTGCTCTGGCGCAGCGATGAAGATGCCCAACAGCGTCTTGATATGGTCAAAGAATTTAATGAGATGTGCCACAGCAATGGTCTGGTGAGCATTATCGAACCGGTTGTGCGCCCACCTCGCCGTGGCGATAAGTTCGACCGTGAACAGGCCATCATTGATGCCGCGAAAGAGTTGGGCGACAGCGGCGCGGATCTCTACAAAGTTGAAATGCCGCTGTACGGCAAAGGCGCGCAGCACGACCTTCTCGCCGCGTCACAGCGCCTGAACGAGCATATCAATATGCCGTGGGTCATCCTCTCCTCCGGTATTGATGAAAAATTGTTCCCTCGGGCGGTCAGAGTCGCAATGACCGCGGGCGCATCCGGTTTTCTGGCGGGTCGCGCCGTCTGGTCATCGGTGATTGGCCTGCCGGATACCGAACTGATGCTGCGTGATATTTCTGTGCCTAAGTTGCAGCGTTTGGGTGAGATCGTCGACGAAATGATGGCCCGCCGTCGTTAA
- the yihS gene encoding sulfoquinovose isomerase, with amino-acid sequence MKWFNTLSHNRWLEQETDRIFDFGKKSAVPTGFGWLGNQGQIRAEMGTHLWITARMLHVYSVAASMGRPGAYQLVDHGINALNGALRDRRYGGWYACVNDEGVMDASKQGYQHFFVLLGAASAVTTGHPQARKLLDDAIEVIEKYFWSEEEQMCLESWDEAFSQTEDYRGGNANMHAVEAFLIVYDVTHDRKWLDRALRIASVIIHDVARNGDYRVNEHFDAQWNPIRDYNKDNPAHRFRAYGGTPGHWIEWGRLMLHLHAALEARFETPPAWLLEDAKGLFHATLRDAWAPDGADGFVYSVDWDGKPIVRERVRWPIVEAMGTAYALYTLTGDSQYETWYQKWWDYCITYLMDYENGSWWQELDTNNQVTTKVWDGKQDIYHLLHCLVIPRLPLAPGLAPAVAAGLLDSNAK; translated from the coding sequence ATGAAATGGTTTAACACGTTGAGCCACAACCGCTGGCTGGAGCAAGAAACCGATCGCATTTTTGACTTTGGGAAAAAATCCGCAGTACCTACCGGTTTCGGCTGGCTGGGAAACCAGGGGCAGATCAGAGCGGAGATGGGTACGCACCTGTGGATTACCGCCCGTATGCTGCACGTTTATTCCGTTGCTGCATCAATGGGCCGTCCGGGCGCATATCAGTTAGTCGACCATGGTATTAACGCGCTGAACGGCGCGTTACGCGATCGGCGCTACGGCGGCTGGTATGCCTGTGTGAACGATGAAGGCGTGATGGACGCCTCCAAACAGGGATATCAGCATTTCTTCGTCCTGTTAGGGGCGGCAAGCGCCGTCACCACGGGCCATCCACAGGCCAGAAAACTGCTGGATGACGCGATCGAGGTCATCGAAAAATACTTCTGGAGCGAAGAGGAGCAGATGTGCCTGGAGTCCTGGGACGAAGCCTTCAGCCAGACCGAAGATTACCGTGGCGGCAACGCCAACATGCATGCCGTAGAGGCTTTTTTGATCGTGTACGACGTGACCCACGATCGTAAATGGCTCGACCGCGCGCTGCGCATCGCCTCCGTCATTATTCACGATGTGGCCCGCAACGGCGACTACCGCGTCAACGAGCACTTCGATGCGCAGTGGAACCCCATCCGCGATTACAACAAAGATAACCCTGCCCACCGTTTCCGCGCTTACGGCGGCACGCCGGGGCATTGGATCGAGTGGGGTCGCCTGATGCTGCACCTGCATGCGGCCCTGGAAGCGCGTTTTGAAACTCCGCCCGCCTGGCTGCTGGAAGATGCCAAAGGGTTATTCCACGCCACCCTTCGCGACGCCTGGGCGCCCGATGGCGCAGACGGCTTCGTCTACTCCGTGGACTGGGACGGCAAACCGATTGTACGTGAAAGAGTACGCTGGCCGATTGTGGAAGCAATGGGCACCGCTTACGCCCTGTATACCCTCACCGGCGATAGCCAATACGAAACCTGGTATCAGAAGTGGTGGGATTACTGCATCACTTATCTGATGGACTACGAGAACGGTTCGTGGTGGCAGGAGCTGGATACCAATAACCAGGTGACCACCAAAGTGTGGGACGGCAAGCAGGATATTTACCACCTGCTGCATTGCCTGGTGATCCCGCGCCTGCCGCTGGCGCCGGGGCTGGCACCCGCCGTTGCTGCGGGCCTGCTGGATAGCAACGCGAAATAA